In the genome of Helicobacter sp. 11S03491-1, one region contains:
- a CDS encoding copper resistance protein CopD, with the protein MQAIYPFLLIIHLICAIIFIGYLFFDVVIFPSIQKTFGEEISSKAAEGISKRGTKIMPICVLILAISGGMMVSNYIGGDLGYFHSTFQKILILKIFLACLIFAMIIVSLSYKFIFKKPSPIGKIIHPVALTLGIIIVVLAKLMFYV; encoded by the coding sequence ATGCAAGCTATTTATCCATTTCTTTTGATCATTCATTTAATTTGTGCGATTATTTTTATAGGTTATCTATTTTTTGATGTGGTTATTTTCCCAAGCATACAAAAAACATTTGGCGAAGAAATATCTTCAAAGGCAGCAGAAGGCATTTCTAAACGAGGCACTAAAATTATGCCTATATGCGTTCTCATTCTTGCTATTAGTGGGGGGATGATGGTAAGCAATTACATCGGAGGGGATTTGGGGTATTTTCACTCAACCTTTCAGAAAATTCTAATACTCAAAATATTCCTGGCATGCCTTATTTTTGCGATGATTATCGTGTCATTAAGCTATAAATTTATTTTCAAAAAACCAAGCCCTATTGGAAAAATTATCCATCCGGTCGCATTAACTTTAGGGATTATTATAGTTGTTCTAGCAAAATTAATGTTTTATGTCTAA
- a CDS encoding autotransporter outer membrane beta-barrel domain-containing protein has translation MKKILILLFLECALFGEEWAELPSTIFLENAEIKTIQVVGKLGSFGSNHYLYNKNSFAYSSRGPTPSKLILEAKNPITTFYMGNMSINPNSNLVLNLNTNFAMDKNQAYTIAQDAKFQANGSEFTMYGGSFSNGGAGELNFTNSVNIGGSLINEGGELSINVGTFNNGRYDMGLGTYGSLITSKGGVSVVNVANEFDNFGYVYQIQNGEIIGDKKLNAKSKILIKEHSKLSIQGGDVYNGVGFGLSGSGIYYSGAGFISVDNSEFRIEKSLISQGSGRMLDLSKYDNASIVHSQIIANNKGYIRIGGDFTNREFSDITLNGGTIEIIGAFKTAPHTEIDFGGNCDASLGNVFGKIIANSVALTDAKIEFYKGNAKTDTPYVFVDAKTSLQYNPTLLGAQEVFSNDGTPSAFYQAMVTNDGNKLKIIFSNKNNGSSISEIISNNIPLSENEKNIIDSIHRQSPLLHFDITNMGLHQIKNIAQDIYKGLNDFVVNKNKLARLGFDINRASIFDRMAKSMTSNTTLASNVAYNHYAANTVGDYHSEVYGQYDPISPSVFQQQILKNKSDNSVYIGLLGAYQKDSPGNGYGYGINGGYDRWINKNLFLGAYLSYMGGGNQSDFVDITTQSMQIGGYGRALISIVEADAIIGYGYSANQAIRNVSILGKTYKNDSKYHTHSLNFLLQTGPKFNLGHHVLKPYIGMNFIFDRNHYISEDKGVFAGSYLLKNDTFMGVEVGVEYRKMIQKGYFFIRSSLEYTFYSNLKNTQIIFLDSVVSIGAPFRENFASVIVGGEIPLNQSFFINLNASAKLSNQKTFITTAMASLKFIF, from the coding sequence ATGAAAAAAATATTAATTCTATTATTTTTGGAATGTGCGCTATTTGGAGAAGAGTGGGCAGAGTTGCCTTCCACCATATTTTTAGAAAATGCTGAAATAAAAACTATTCAAGTAGTGGGTAAGCTTGGTAGTTTTGGAAGTAATCATTATCTTTATAACAAAAATTCTTTTGCTTATTCCAGTAGGGGTCCAACACCTTCAAAATTAATCTTAGAAGCCAAAAATCCTATCACGACATTTTATATGGGAAATATGTCTATTAACCCAAATTCCAATCTTGTTTTAAATCTCAATACAAATTTTGCTATGGACAAAAATCAAGCATACACAATTGCTCAAGATGCTAAATTTCAAGCTAATGGAAGTGAATTTACGATGTATGGAGGATCGTTTTCTAATGGTGGTGCGGGAGAGTTAAACTTTACAAATTCTGTGAATATTGGGGGTAGTCTCATAAATGAAGGAGGCGAACTTAGTATTAATGTAGGGACTTTTAATAATGGGCGTTATGATATGGGATTGGGCACTTATGGAAGCTTGATAACTTCAAAGGGCGGGGTGAGTGTCGTGAATGTTGCTAATGAATTTGATAATTTTGGTTATGTTTATCAGATACAAAATGGAGAGATTATTGGCGATAAAAAACTCAATGCAAAGTCAAAGATCCTCATTAAAGAACATTCCAAACTCAGTATTCAAGGAGGAGATGTTTATAATGGAGTAGGGTTTGGATTAAGTGGTTCCGGTATTTATTATTCAGGGGCAGGTTTTATTAGCGTTGATAATAGTGAGTTTAGGATAGAAAAAAGTCTTATTTCTCAAGGGAGTGGGCGTATGCTTGATCTGAGTAAATATGATAATGCGAGTATCGTTCATTCCCAAATTATAGCAAACAACAAAGGTTATATTCGCATTGGGGGAGATTTTACCAATAGAGAATTTAGTGATATTACTTTAAATGGAGGGACGATAGAAATAATAGGGGCTTTTAAAACTGCTCCGCACACTGAGATTGATTTTGGCGGGAATTGCGATGCCTCTCTTGGAAATGTTTTTGGAAAAATCATAGCCAATAGTGTTGCCCTCACAGATGCAAAAATAGAATTTTATAAAGGAAACGCTAAGACAGATACCCCTTATGTGTTCGTAGATGCCAAAACTTCTTTACAATATAACCCTACTCTCCTTGGCGCACAAGAGGTTTTTTCAAATGATGGCACTCCAAGTGCATTTTATCAGGCTATGGTTACAAATGATGGCAATAAGCTTAAAATTATTTTTAGTAACAAAAACAATGGGAGCAGTATTTCTGAAATCATTTCAAATAATATTCCCTTAAGTGAAAATGAAAAAAATATTATTGATAGTATCCATAGACAATCTCCTTTGCTTCATTTTGATATTACTAATATGGGGCTCCATCAGATTAAAAATATAGCTCAAGATATCTACAAAGGTTTGAATGATTTTGTAGTTAATAAAAACAAATTAGCCAGATTGGGATTTGATATCAATAGGGCGAGTATTTTTGATCGCATGGCAAAATCTATGACTTCAAACACGACTCTAGCTTCCAATGTTGCCTATAATCATTATGCAGCCAATACGGTTGGGGATTATCACTCTGAAGTTTATGGACAATATGATCCAATCTCACCCTCAGTTTTTCAACAACAGATTTTAAAAAATAAGAGTGATAATAGCGTTTATATTGGTTTGTTGGGAGCTTATCAAAAAGATTCTCCGGGGAATGGATATGGTTATGGGATCAATGGAGGCTATGATCGTTGGATTAATAAAAATCTTTTTTTAGGCGCATATTTAAGCTATATGGGAGGGGGAAATCAAAGTGATTTTGTTGATATTACTACTCAAAGTATGCAAATAGGCGGGTATGGGCGTGCGCTTATTTCTATTGTGGAAGCAGATGCCATTATAGGCTATGGTTATAGCGCCAATCAAGCAATCAGAAATGTTTCTATACTTGGGAAAACTTATAAAAATGATTCAAAATACCATACCCATTCATTGAATTTTTTACTCCAAACAGGTCCTAAATTTAATTTGGGTCATCATGTGCTTAAGCCTTATATAGGTATGAATTTTATTTTTGATCGAAATCATTATATAAGTGAAGATAAGGGAGTGTTTGCCGGTTCATATCTTTTAAAAAATGATACTTTTATGGGAGTAGAAGTTGGAGTGGAATACCGCAAAATGATTCAAAAAGGGTATTTTTTTATTCGCTCTTCTTTGGAATATACTTTTTATAGCAATCTCAAAAATACTCAAATTATTTTTCTTGATAGTGTTGTTTCTATCGGTGCTCCCTTTAGAGAAAACTTTGCTTCTGTGATCGTGGGTGGAGAAATACCCTTGAATCAGAGTTTTTTTATAAATCTCAATGCTTCTGCAAAACTCTCTAATCAAAAGACTTTTATCACCACAGCAATGGCATCTTTGAAATTTATTTTTTGA
- a CDS encoding cytochrome-c peroxidase produces the protein MKKTALIGSVITFCAINAFGAINQELIQKAKNSGLQPIPSGKALAAYQLQKAKDTDLATGYNPKMTQAQIELGKKLYFDPRISSSNLISCNTCHNLALGGVDVVPVAIGEKWQPNPHHLNSPTVYNSVFNSVQFWDGRAFHLGDQAQGPIQNPVEMAATPKLVVEKITSIPAYVDEFKKAYGNKVKIDFKLIGDTIAMFEETLVTPSRYDDFLNGNPKALSKQEQEGLNTFIDKGCIACHNGINLGGTMQPFGIVKPYEFANVGDFKGDANGMVKVPTLRNIAETMPYFHNGQYWDVKDAIKEMGAIQLGITINDQEAKKIETFFQSLTGTKPTITYPVLAPVTDKTPKPIF, from the coding sequence ATGAAAAAAACAGCCTTAATAGGAAGTGTAATTACATTTTGTGCCATTAATGCTTTTGGCGCAATCAATCAAGAGTTGATTCAAAAAGCCAAAAATTCCGGGCTACAACCTATCCCTAGCGGTAAAGCCCTAGCAGCATACCAATTACAAAAAGCCAAAGACACAGACCTGGCCACCGGTTATAACCCCAAAATGACACAAGCTCAAATTGAACTTGGCAAAAAACTTTATTTTGATCCCAGAATCTCAAGCTCTAATCTTATTTCTTGCAATACTTGCCATAACCTTGCCCTAGGCGGGGTCGATGTAGTGCCTGTAGCCATTGGAGAAAAATGGCAGCCCAACCCTCATCACCTCAACTCCCCCACAGTATATAACTCTGTATTTAATTCTGTTCAATTTTGGGATGGGAGAGCTTTTCATTTAGGAGACCAAGCTCAAGGTCCCATTCAAAACCCTGTGGAGATGGCAGCAACCCCAAAACTTGTAGTTGAAAAAATTACCTCTATCCCTGCTTATGTTGATGAATTTAAAAAAGCCTATGGCAATAAAGTAAAAATTGATTTTAAATTAATTGGAGATACTATTGCGATGTTTGAAGAAACACTTGTAACACCTAGTCGTTATGATGATTTTCTCAATGGCAATCCAAAAGCTTTAAGCAAACAAGAGCAAGAAGGGTTAAATACTTTTATTGATAAAGGTTGTATTGCATGTCATAATGGTATCAATTTAGGGGGCACTATGCAACCTTTTGGTATTGTCAAACCTTATGAGTTTGCTAATGTAGGTGACTTTAAAGGCGATGCTAATGGCATGGTCAAAGTCCCAACACTTAGAAATATTGCAGAAACAATGCCTTACTTTCATAATGGACAATATTGGGATGTCAAAGATGCCATCAAAGAAATGGGAGCTATCCAATTGGGGATTACCATCAATGACCAAGAAGCTAAAAAGATCGAAACCTTTTTCCAATCCCTTACAGGCACAAAACCAACAATCACTTATCCTGTCTTAGCTCCTGTTACAGATAAAACTCCAAAACCAATTTTTTAA
- a CDS encoding uracil-DNA glycosylase family protein, whose translation MHDIQKMFYLRLLYYQKMLGEKYVDAINLKPTTQSLSLPKSSLQDIISHCVLCHRSKKALPAFGILPSNAKVIFVSQLPLIDDSNVFLPNKSAQMLQNIIQNIFALHTGEYGVLSLVKCNQGDSHIANSEILMCKQYLDEQLRMDHTQIVVLLGELVLSHLLGLDFDDHNGRILLQKGKKFLATYSLGQLLKNPSLKKEAMKHFLLAKGVL comes from the coding sequence ATGCATGATATACAAAAAATGTTTTATTTACGCCTTTTGTATTATCAAAAAATGCTTGGAGAAAAATATGTAGATGCTATCAATCTTAAGCCTACAACTCAAAGCTTAAGTTTGCCAAAATCTTCACTCCAAGATATTATCTCCCATTGTGTCTTATGCCATAGAAGCAAGAAGGCTTTGCCTGCTTTTGGTATTTTGCCCTCTAATGCGAAAGTGATTTTTGTCTCACAACTACCTTTAATAGATGATTCAAACGTATTTTTGCCAAATAAAAGTGCTCAAATGCTTCAAAATATTATTCAAAATATTTTTGCCTTACATACCGGAGAATATGGCGTGTTATCTTTGGTAAAATGTAATCAAGGCGATTCTCATATAGCAAATTCAGAGATTTTGATGTGCAAGCAATATTTAGATGAACAACTTAGAATGGATCATACTCAGATTGTTGTTTTATTAGGAGAGCTTGTATTATCGCATTTATTGGGGTTGGATTTTGACGATCATAATGGTCGGATTCTTTTGCAAAAAGGTAAGAAATTTCTCGCTACTTATTCTTTAGGTCAGTTATTAAAAAATCCATCTTTGAAAAAAGAAGCTATGAAACATTTTTTACTTGCAAAAGGAGTATTATGA
- the aspA gene encoding aspartate ammonia-lyase, translating into MSRRKEHDFIGELEIDNDVYYGIQTHRAIENFHITNEKLSDFPIFINALVQVKKAAALANYELGLLDANIKEAICRACDKILAGNYHDQFVVDMIQGGAGTSTNMNANEVIANLALEIMGHKKGEYDYCHPNDHVNLSQSTNDAYPTALRIALYERLSGLTESMRILRDAFAKKAEEFKDILKMGRTQLQDAVPMTLGQEFKAFELMINKDIERVLDARNLVRIINLGGTAIGTGINSHPDYKNIVEQKIQEVTGRPFVTATDLIEATQSTGAYVQISGVLKRVSVKLSKICNDLRLLSSGPRAGINEINLPKMQPGSSIMPGKVNPVIPEVVNQVCFAVIGHDITVTMAAEGGQLQLNVFEPVIGYSLFNSIVMLNRAMVTLAHKCVDGITANEDVCKNFVLNSIGIVTALNPYIGYENSASIAKECLKTGKSVYDVVLEKGLLNKEQLEEIFKPQNMINPHMYKKNKA; encoded by the coding sequence ATGTCAAGAAGAAAAGAACATGATTTTATAGGCGAATTAGAAATTGATAATGACGTATATTATGGGATTCAAACTCATCGAGCGATTGAAAATTTTCATATTACCAATGAAAAACTATCTGATTTTCCAATATTTATCAACGCCCTTGTTCAAGTTAAAAAGGCTGCAGCACTGGCAAATTATGAATTAGGTTTGCTTGATGCTAATATTAAAGAGGCTATCTGCAGAGCCTGTGATAAGATTCTTGCAGGGAATTATCATGATCAATTTGTTGTAGATATGATTCAAGGAGGGGCTGGCACAAGCACTAATATGAATGCCAATGAAGTGATTGCAAATCTTGCTCTTGAAATTATGGGACATAAAAAAGGCGAATATGATTATTGCCACCCTAATGATCATGTCAATCTTTCTCAATCTACTAATGATGCCTACCCTACAGCATTGAGAATTGCTTTGTATGAGAGATTGAGCGGTTTGACTGAATCAATGCGTATTCTTAGAGATGCCTTTGCTAAAAAAGCAGAAGAGTTTAAAGATATTCTAAAAATGGGTAGGACTCAATTACAAGATGCTGTTCCAATGACTTTAGGACAAGAGTTTAAGGCTTTTGAATTGATGATTAACAAAGATATTGAGCGCGTACTGGATGCCAGAAATTTGGTGCGAATTATCAATCTTGGAGGGACAGCAATTGGCACGGGGATTAATTCTCATCCTGATTATAAAAATATTGTAGAGCAAAAAATTCAAGAAGTTACGGGCAGACCTTTTGTTACGGCAACAGATTTGATAGAAGCCACCCAAAGCACAGGTGCTTATGTCCAAATTAGCGGTGTACTCAAAAGAGTATCTGTAAAGCTTTCAAAAATATGCAATGATTTGAGACTTTTAAGTTCAGGACCTCGAGCAGGGATTAATGAAATCAATCTTCCCAAAATGCAACCGGGAAGTTCTATTATGCCCGGTAAGGTAAATCCGGTTATTCCTGAAGTGGTCAATCAAGTATGTTTTGCTGTTATTGGGCATGACATTACGGTAACAATGGCTGCAGAGGGAGGACAATTGCAACTTAATGTGTTTGAACCTGTGATTGGCTATAGTTTATTTAATTCAATCGTTATGCTCAATCGTGCGATGGTAACACTTGCACATAAATGTGTAGATGGGATTACGGCTAATGAAGATGTATGCAAAAATTTTGTATTAAATAGTATTGGGATTGTTACAGCGCTTAATCCTTATATTGGGTATGAAAACTCTGCTTCTATTGCCAAAGAATGTTTGAAAACAGGCAAAAGTGTTTATGATGTTGTTTTGGAGAAAGGTTTGTTGAATAAAGAACAATTAGAAGAGATTTTCAAACCCCAAAACATGATCAACCCCCATATGTATAAGAAAAATAAAGCTTGA
- the murA gene encoding UDP-N-acetylglucosamine 1-carboxyvinyltransferase, which translates to MDYLQITGGKTLKGEVRISGAKNSALPILASALLCKNLLRISNLPDVADVKTLAKLLEHLGSEIEWVSPNELLIHSERIIHTKAIYDIVRKMRASILVLGPLLARFGKCEVSLPGGCAIGARPVDLHIKAMEKMGAEISIEGGYIVARAPKGLKGADVMFDKITVTGSENILMAAALAKGVTRIINAAKEPEVVQLCQILQSAGVEIQGVGSNELCVRGTQGELLEFKDISVIPDRIEAGTYLCAGAITNSAITIKNIIPTHLEAMISKLGEIGFKFENTQNSLKILPASKRYAFEIVTTEYPGFPTDMQAQFMALATQCQGSSSIEERLFENRFMHVSELQRLGAHITLRGNVAKVTGGEKLIGADVMATDLRASSALVLAGLVTEGNTKIHRIYHLDRGYEHLEEKFSNLGAQIKRLKEK; encoded by the coding sequence ATGGATTATTTACAAATTACAGGGGGCAAGACTCTCAAAGGAGAGGTAAGAATTTCAGGAGCTAAAAATTCTGCTCTCCCTATTTTGGCAAGCGCATTATTGTGTAAAAATCTCTTGAGAATTTCAAATCTTCCTGATGTGGCAGATGTAAAGACTTTGGCAAAACTTTTGGAGCATTTGGGTTCAGAGATTGAATGGGTTTCTCCCAATGAGCTTTTAATTCACTCTGAACGCATTATTCATACAAAAGCTATTTATGATATTGTGCGTAAAATGAGGGCTTCTATTTTGGTTTTAGGTCCTTTGTTGGCTAGATTTGGAAAATGTGAAGTGAGTTTGCCGGGAGGTTGCGCAATTGGCGCTAGACCTGTGGATTTGCATATTAAAGCAATGGAAAAAATGGGGGCAGAAATTTCTATAGAAGGCGGGTATATTGTTGCTAGAGCGCCAAAAGGTTTGAAGGGCGCTGATGTAATGTTTGATAAAATCACAGTTACCGGTAGTGAAAATATTCTTATGGCAGCTGCTTTAGCAAAAGGAGTTACACGCATTATTAATGCTGCAAAAGAACCTGAGGTTGTCCAGCTTTGCCAAATTCTCCAAAGTGCAGGGGTTGAGATACAAGGAGTAGGGAGCAATGAGCTTTGCGTACGGGGGACTCAAGGGGAACTATTGGAATTTAAAGATATTTCTGTCATACCTGATCGCATTGAGGCAGGGACTTATTTATGTGCAGGGGCGATTACAAATTCTGCCATTACGATTAAAAATATCATTCCCACACATTTAGAGGCGATGATAAGCAAGCTTGGAGAAATTGGTTTTAAATTTGAGAATACTCAAAATAGCCTAAAAATCTTACCTGCTTCAAAGCGCTATGCTTTTGAGATTGTTACAACAGAATATCCCGGATTTCCAACTGACATGCAAGCGCAATTTATGGCTTTAGCTACTCAATGTCAAGGAAGTAGTTCTATTGAAGAGAGATTATTTGAGAATCGTTTTATGCATGTGAGTGAATTACAACGTTTAGGAGCTCATATTACCTTGCGAGGAAATGTAGCTAAAGTAACAGGAGGAGAGAAGCTTATTGGCGCAGATGTAATGGCAACAGATTTGCGGGCTTCTTCAGCTCTCGTCTTAGCAGGACTTGTTACAGAAGGTAACACAAAAATACACAGAATTTATCACCTTGATAGGGGTTATGAACATTTAGAAGAAAAATTTTCTAATTTGGGAGCGCAGATCAAGAGATTAAAAGAAAAATAA
- the galU gene encoding UTP--glucose-1-phosphate uridylyltransferase GalU produces the protein MISKCLFPAAGYGTRFLPATKAMPKEMLPIVNKPLIQYGVEEALEAGCQMMAIVTGRGKRSIEDHFDISYELEHQIKGTDKESYLREIRSLINACSFSYTRQNEMRGLGHAILTGEILIGKEAFAVILADDLCTNLQGKGVLAQMIDLYKKYHCSIVAIEEVPMEEVDKYGIIEGEEIQEGVYRVFNMVEKPLKYESPSNLAVIGRYILTPDIFDILRVTKPGKKGEIQITDALLEQAKSGHVLAYKFQGRRYDCGSIDGFVKATNDFYQLLH, from the coding sequence ATGATTAGTAAATGCCTTTTTCCGGCAGCAGGATATGGAACGAGATTTCTCCCTGCAACTAAGGCAATGCCTAAAGAAATGCTTCCTATTGTCAATAAGCCTTTGATTCAATATGGGGTTGAAGAAGCTCTTGAAGCAGGGTGTCAAATGATGGCTATTGTTACAGGAAGAGGGAAAAGAAGCATTGAGGATCATTTTGATATCAGCTATGAGTTAGAGCATCAGATTAAGGGCACGGATAAAGAAAGTTATCTGAGAGAAATTAGATCTCTCATTAATGCTTGCAGTTTTTCTTATACGCGTCAAAATGAAATGAGAGGACTTGGGCATGCTATCCTTACAGGAGAAATATTGATAGGAAAAGAAGCTTTTGCTGTTATCCTTGCAGATGATTTATGTACCAATTTACAAGGAAAAGGAGTGCTTGCCCAAATGATAGATTTGTATAAAAAATACCATTGTTCTATTGTGGCTATTGAAGAAGTGCCTATGGAAGAAGTTGATAAATATGGGATTATTGAAGGAGAAGAAATCCAAGAGGGGGTATATCGCGTATTTAATATGGTTGAAAAGCCTTTAAAATATGAATCTCCAAGTAATTTAGCCGTCATTGGCAGGTATATTTTAACTCCAGATATTTTTGATATATTAAGGGTAACAAAACCGGGAAAAAAGGGAGAGATTCAAATTACTGATGCCCTGCTTGAACAAGCAAAATCAGGGCATGTACTTGCTTATAAGTTTCAAGGCAGGCGCTATGATTGCGGTAGTATTGATGGGTTTGTAAAAGCTACTAATGATTTTTATCAGTTATTGCATTAA
- a CDS encoding lytic transglycosylase domain-containing protein, with protein sequence MKKIFFCIALFCCFSFGKDITLKFLESKPQGVVRDFYIWRFISEPKTSIEDARRAYDLVANKIPRIQKAMEAKGIPTQMPEDIFCKNLNFEELKTQDGQCIAFGLKLSDVLEISDQDAALILDKVHSNNPDLFEEIVILRSKNILKAMLNTNAKIFGTIFNGLSYTQKLKIFDGSIPYKKLQTLANENNAVFNKVLHSIILDPKFQTFKKSLTKADITKSNANTFFLLGINELMHKREHKAIVYFQRSQEAAIDPFMRDRALFWQYLVSKNRLFLEQLAQSDFVDIFSIYANQRLHTKPKYQIVSEFADISDKKPDFNIRDPFEWQILKDNIFAINDNEEYKKVLKYFKYDKTLPHLVFFLNRLNKYKINYFVTPYEDLLLWKDDDEKSMVYAIARQESHLLPALISRSYALGMMQIMPFNVLPFAKEMNLKDIDLFDMFDPKTALNFGNYYLNHLKEEFVHPLFVSYAYNGGPGFLRRLLAKKELFLKGRKYEPWISMELLPYEESRFYGMKVIANYVIYQELFGHYIDLEKLLQQTLIYTKDKK encoded by the coding sequence ATGAAGAAAATATTTTTTTGTATTGCTTTATTTTGTTGTTTTAGTTTTGGCAAAGATATTACTTTGAAATTTTTAGAAAGTAAGCCACAAGGAGTTGTGAGAGATTTTTATATCTGGCGGTTTATTTCTGAACCAAAGACTTCTATTGAAGATGCCAGACGCGCTTATGATCTTGTGGCAAACAAAATTCCCAGAATCCAAAAGGCAATGGAAGCCAAAGGAATTCCTACGCAAATGCCTGAGGATATTTTTTGCAAAAATCTAAATTTTGAAGAACTCAAAACTCAAGATGGGCAATGTATTGCTTTTGGACTTAAGTTATCTGATGTATTAGAAATTAGCGATCAAGATGCTGCATTGATCTTAGATAAAGTGCATTCAAACAATCCCGATCTTTTTGAGGAAATCGTTATTTTACGCAGTAAAAATATTCTAAAGGCAATGCTTAATACAAATGCAAAAATTTTTGGGACAATTTTTAATGGGCTAAGTTATACGCAAAAGCTTAAGATTTTTGATGGATCAATCCCTTATAAAAAACTTCAAACCCTTGCTAATGAAAATAATGCTGTTTTTAATAAGGTTTTGCACAGCATTATTTTAGACCCCAAATTTCAAACTTTTAAAAAGTCTTTAACCAAAGCTGATATTACAAAATCAAATGCAAATACATTTTTTTTATTGGGTATTAACGAGCTTATGCACAAACGTGAGCACAAGGCAATTGTATATTTTCAACGATCCCAAGAAGCAGCTATTGATCCATTTATGAGAGATAGAGCCTTATTTTGGCAATATCTGGTAAGCAAAAATAGACTTTTTTTAGAGCAATTAGCCCAAAGTGATTTTGTGGATATTTTTTCTATTTATGCCAATCAAAGGCTTCATACTAAACCAAAATATCAAATTGTTTCCGAGTTTGCAGATATTAGTGATAAAAAGCCTGATTTTAATATTAGAGATCCTTTTGAGTGGCAGATTTTGAAGGATAATATTTTTGCCATTAATGACAATGAAGAATATAAAAAAGTTTTGAAATATTTTAAATATGATAAGACACTCCCTCATCTCGTTTTTTTTCTTAATCGTTTGAATAAATATAAAATTAATTATTTTGTTACTCCTTATGAAGACTTGCTTCTATGGAAAGATGATGATGAAAAATCAATGGTCTATGCCATAGCCAGACAAGAAAGTCATTTGCTTCCGGCTCTCATATCACGATCTTATGCGCTGGGGATGATGCAAATTATGCCCTTTAATGTTCTTCCTTTTGCTAAAGAAATGAATCTTAAGGATATCGATCTTTTTGATATGTTTGATCCTAAAACAGCTTTGAATTTTGGAAATTATTATCTCAATCATCTTAAAGAGGAGTTTGTCCATCCTTTATTTGTCTCTTATGCTTACAATGGAGGACCGGGATTCTTACGTAGGTTATTGGCAAAAAAAGAATTATTTTTGAAGGGTAGAAAATATGAGCCTTGGATCAGTATGGAGCTTTTGCCATATGAAGAATCAAGATTTTATGGGATGAAGGTAATAGCAAATTATGTGATTTATCAAGAACTTTTTGGGCATTATATTGATCTGGAAAAATTGCTGCAACAAACCCTTATTTACACAAAGGACAAAAAATGA
- a CDS encoding YggT family protein gives MILGSILNAIATILDTLITLYIWVVIIAALVSWVRPDPHSPIVQILSKLTQPLYDKLKSKIPLVYNGIDFAPLFVIIVLQFINMTLIKILLVYAQKLS, from the coding sequence ATGATTCTAGGGAGCATTTTAAATGCAATTGCAACTATTTTGGATACCCTTATTACATTGTATATATGGGTGGTAATTATTGCTGCTTTGGTTAGTTGGGTGCGTCCTGATCCTCATAGCCCTATTGTGCAAATACTTTCCAAACTTACACAACCTCTATACGATAAGCTAAAAAGTAAAATTCCTCTTGTATATAATGGGATTGATTTTGCTCCTTTGTTTGTGATTATTGTTTTGCAATTTATCAATATGACTTTGATAAAAATATTATTAGTATATGCTCAAAAGTTATCTTAA